The following proteins are encoded in a genomic region of Brachypodium distachyon strain Bd21 chromosome 1, Brachypodium_distachyon_v3.0, whole genome shotgun sequence:
- the LOC100823136 gene encoding probable indole-3-pyruvate monooxygenase YUCCA9 isoform X1 → MAASGGGRVVWVNGPIVIGAGPAGLSVAACLNERGVPSVVLDRADCVASLWQHRTYDRLRLHLPRRFCELPGMPFPDHYPEYPDKAQFVAYLEAYAARFGVRPRFNQSVTSARYDSAAGLWRVHAQAHDEDGVVTEYISRWLVVATGENAERVLPEIHGMEDFDGPVSHVSEYKSGAPYRGKRVLVVGCGNSGMEVSLDLCHHNALPAMVVRDSKVHVLPREMLGVATFSVAVFLLRFLPLWLVDRILVVLAWMFLGNLEKLGIRRPSGAGPLELKNARGRTPVLDIGALARIRSGDIEVVPGIRRLFRGGAELVDGCRVAADAVIMATGYHSNVPQWLKGSDFFTQEGYPRVPFPDGWKGESGLYSVGFTRRGLSGVASDAVKVAQDIARAWKHQTATR, encoded by the exons atggcggcgagcggcggcggccgggtggTGTGGGTGAACGGGCCGATCGTGATCGGGGCCGGGCCGGCAGGGCTGTCGGTGGCGGCGTGCCTCAACGAGCGCGGCGTGCCGTCAGTCGTCCTAGACCGCGCCGACTGCGTGGCCTCGCTGTGGCAGCACCGCACCTAcgaccgcctccgcctccacctccccaGGCGCTTCTGCGAGCTCCCTGGGATGCCCTTCCCGGATCACTACCCGGAGTACCCCGACAAGGCCCAGTTCGTGGCCTACCTCGAGGCCTACGCGGCCCGCTTCGGCGTCCGCCCGCGCTTCAACCAGTCCGTCACCTCGGCCCGCTACGACAGCGCCGCCGGGCTGTGGCGGGTGCACGCCCAGGCCCACGATGAGGACGGGGTGGTCACGGAGTACATCAGTCGGTGGCTCGTCGTGGCCACGGGCGAGAACGCCGAGCGCGTCCTGCCGGAGATCCACGGCATGGAGGACTTCGATGGCCCCGTGTCGCACGTCTCCGAGTACAAGTCCGGCGCTCCCTACCGGGGCAAAcgcgtcctcgtcgtcggctgCGGTAACTCCGGCATGGAGGTCTCCCTCGACCTCTGCCACCACAATGCTCTCCCCGCCATGGTCGTCAGAGACTCG AAGGTGCACGTGCTGCCGCGGGAGATGCTCGGCGTGGCGACCTTCTCGGtggccgtcttcctcctccggttcctgcCGCTGTGGCTGGTGGACAGgatcctcgtcgtcctcgcctgGATGTTCCTCGGCAACCTCGAGAAGCTCGGGATCAGGAGGCCGTCCGGTGCAGGCCCGCTGGAGCTCAAGAACGCCAGGGGAAGGACTCCGGTGCTTGATATCGGCGCGCTCGCCAGGATCCGGTCCGGCGACATCGAGGTCGTGCCGGGGATCAGGAGGCTGTTCCGTGGGGGCGCGGAGCTGGTTGATGGATGCCGCGTGGCGGCCGACGCCGTGATAATGGCCACCGGGTACCACAGCAACGTCCCGCAATGGCTCAAG GGAAGTGACTTCTTCACCCAAGAAGGGTACCCGAGGGTGCCATTCCCAGATGGTTGGAAGGGGGAGTCAGGGCTCTACTCTGTTGGGTTCACAAGGAGAGGCCTCTCTGGTGTCGCCTCAGATGCTGTCAAGGTTGCACAAGACATTGCCAGGGCATGGAAGCATCAAACTGCCACAAGATAA
- the LOC100823136 gene encoding probable indole-3-pyruvate monooxygenase YUCCA9 isoform X2 has protein sequence MAASGGGRVVWVNGPIVIGAGPAGLSVAACLNERGVPSVVLDRADCVASLWQHRTYDRLRLHLPRRFCELPGMPFPDHYPEYPDKAQFVAYLEAYAARFGVRPRFNQSVTSARYDSAAGLWRVHAQAHDEDGVVTEYISRWLVVATGENAERVLPEIHGMEDFDGPVSHVSEYKSGAPYRGKRVLVVGCGNSGMEVSLDLCHHNALPAMVVRDSVHVLPREMLGVATFSVAVFLLRFLPLWLVDRILVVLAWMFLGNLEKLGIRRPSGAGPLELKNARGRTPVLDIGALARIRSGDIEVVPGIRRLFRGGAELVDGCRVAADAVIMATGYHSNVPQWLKGSDFFTQEGYPRVPFPDGWKGESGLYSVGFTRRGLSGVASDAVKVAQDIARAWKHQTATR, from the exons atggcggcgagcggcggcggccgggtggTGTGGGTGAACGGGCCGATCGTGATCGGGGCCGGGCCGGCAGGGCTGTCGGTGGCGGCGTGCCTCAACGAGCGCGGCGTGCCGTCAGTCGTCCTAGACCGCGCCGACTGCGTGGCCTCGCTGTGGCAGCACCGCACCTAcgaccgcctccgcctccacctccccaGGCGCTTCTGCGAGCTCCCTGGGATGCCCTTCCCGGATCACTACCCGGAGTACCCCGACAAGGCCCAGTTCGTGGCCTACCTCGAGGCCTACGCGGCCCGCTTCGGCGTCCGCCCGCGCTTCAACCAGTCCGTCACCTCGGCCCGCTACGACAGCGCCGCCGGGCTGTGGCGGGTGCACGCCCAGGCCCACGATGAGGACGGGGTGGTCACGGAGTACATCAGTCGGTGGCTCGTCGTGGCCACGGGCGAGAACGCCGAGCGCGTCCTGCCGGAGATCCACGGCATGGAGGACTTCGATGGCCCCGTGTCGCACGTCTCCGAGTACAAGTCCGGCGCTCCCTACCGGGGCAAAcgcgtcctcgtcgtcggctgCGGTAACTCCGGCATGGAGGTCTCCCTCGACCTCTGCCACCACAATGCTCTCCCCGCCATGGTCGTCAGAGACTCG GTGCACGTGCTGCCGCGGGAGATGCTCGGCGTGGCGACCTTCTCGGtggccgtcttcctcctccggttcctgcCGCTGTGGCTGGTGGACAGgatcctcgtcgtcctcgcctgGATGTTCCTCGGCAACCTCGAGAAGCTCGGGATCAGGAGGCCGTCCGGTGCAGGCCCGCTGGAGCTCAAGAACGCCAGGGGAAGGACTCCGGTGCTTGATATCGGCGCGCTCGCCAGGATCCGGTCCGGCGACATCGAGGTCGTGCCGGGGATCAGGAGGCTGTTCCGTGGGGGCGCGGAGCTGGTTGATGGATGCCGCGTGGCGGCCGACGCCGTGATAATGGCCACCGGGTACCACAGCAACGTCCCGCAATGGCTCAAG GGAAGTGACTTCTTCACCCAAGAAGGGTACCCGAGGGTGCCATTCCCAGATGGTTGGAAGGGGGAGTCAGGGCTCTACTCTGTTGGGTTCACAAGGAGAGGCCTCTCTGGTGTCGCCTCAGATGCTGTCAAGGTTGCACAAGACATTGCCAGGGCATGGAAGCATCAAACTGCCACAAGATAA